In Panulirus ornatus isolate Po-2019 chromosome 40, ASM3632096v1, whole genome shotgun sequence, a single window of DNA contains:
- the LOC139761414 gene encoding uncharacterized protein, giving the protein MFSKTVVMVLVLVMACALRASLADPEADPSGRSYSVSRLGYGGYGGGYGGYGGGYGGGYRVGYGGGDGGYGYGGGRGGYGGGYSRYGGYGGGYGGYGGGYGGYGYGGYGR; this is encoded by the exons atgttCTCCAAGACT gtggtgatggtgctggtgttggtgatggcatgTGCACTAAGGGCGTCCCTGGCCGACCCTGAAGCCGACCCTTCAGGGCGGAGTTACAGCGTCAGTCGTCTTGgctatggtggatatggtggtggttatggtggatatggaggtggcTATGGCGGTGGATATCGCGTTGGCTatggtggtggagacggtggaTATGGCTACGGAGGCGGACgtggaggatatggtggtggatatagCAGGTATGGTGGCTATGGGGGCGGCTACGGTGGATATGGAGGTGGCTATGGTGGCTATGGCTATGGTGGATATGGCCGCTAA